A genomic stretch from Komagataeibacter xylinus includes:
- a CDS encoding succinate dehydrogenase assembly factor 2, with amino-acid sequence MEARTPDLSRLDTRRRKIYYRATHRGTHETDVLIGGFVAPRLEGMTEAELDALEAVMDLPDADLADWLSGRRPVPPELNTPMMQQIMADATDPARLAAIRGGK; translated from the coding sequence ATGGAAGCCAGAACGCCTGATCTCTCCCGCCTCGATACGCGGCGGCGCAAGATCTATTACCGCGCCACACATCGCGGCACGCATGAAACCGATGTGCTGATCGGCGGGTTCGTCGCCCCCCGGCTCGAGGGCATGACCGAAGCCGAGCTGGACGCGCTCGAAGCGGTGATGGATCTGCCCGATGCCGACCTCGCCGACTGGCTGAGCGGCCGCCGCCCGGTGCCGCCCGAACTCAATACGCCCATGATGCAGCAGATCATGGCCGATGCCACCGATCCCGCCCGCCTTGCCGCGATCCGGGGCGGAAAATGA